The nucleotide window GTTTCGAGTCAGAACTGAACACATTCATGGGAGAAGGCACCACTGTGGAATACACCACAGGCTGCTGCCCCGTGCTGTCTTCGTCTCCCCTGCCGCCGGCCGCCGTTTCCAAAAAGCTTTCGGCACCTTTCGGCCGCGAATACACGTTCGAGACATTCATCTCCAACAAGCGTAATTTCTTTCCTGTTGCTTCGGCGCGCGAACTGGCCAGACAGGAAGAAGAAATACGTTACAACCCCTTTGTTCTCTGCGGCCCCGCAGGCAGCGGAAAAACCCATCTGCTGCGCGCCATAGCAAACGAGCTGAGCAAGACTGTAGATAAAAAACATATTTTTATCAGCACAATAGACGATTTAGGAACACTGTTTAGTAACAATGGTTCCGGCGATCCGGCACAGGTGCGCCAGCAGCTTTCGGCATGTCACTATCTGCTGCTTGACGACCTGCACCGCCTGCGCGAACAGCCCCAGTTGCAGGATGAGCTGACAGTGCTGTTCAACAGTTTTTACGACCGGCAGAAGCAGATGGTATTCACCTGCCCCGGCAAGCTGTCAGAACTTGATTTTCTGGAAACCGGCCTGCGGTCGCGTCTGGAATGGGGACTTATTGTCACCATGAAGACCCCCGATCTTGAAATACTGGTCACGTTTATCCAGCGGCAGTGCAAGCTTCACAAACTGCAGCTTGCCAAAGAGCATGTTTTCACGCTGGCACAACGTTTCCGCGATTTCAGGCATCTGCAGGGTGTGCTTAACAGACTTACCGCCTACCGCGATCTTGTTAACCGCACACTGGCTGACACTGATTTCGAGCAGGTGCTCAGCCATACCGAGGCCGGTGCCGGCCGCCCGCTGACAGCAGACAGAATAATAGCCCTGTGCGCAGGACGTTTTTCATTGCCGCCAAAGGATGTCACCGGCGACAAACGCCACCAGAAAGTGGTTCTGGCGCGTCAGGTTGCCATGTACCTCTGCCGCGAACTCATGGGCAGTTCATACCCTGTTCTTGGCCGGACTTTTGGTGGTAAGGACCATTCAACGGCGATGTATGCTGTTAAAAAAATAAAGAAAATGATAGATAGTGACAAAACGACCAGGCAGTTGGTCACAGAGTTGAAGAAACAGTGTCTATCCGGTGCGGAATAACCGCCGCCGGCCATGGCACTGTCAATACAGTTCGTATAAACTCACAATACAGGCACTTAAAATA belongs to Oleidesulfovibrio alaskensis DSM 16109 and includes:
- a CDS encoding DnaA ATPase domain-containing protein, whose translation is MLKKALRQHFRQSCTEQDLHRWFDPLDITLADEKRLEVRFPHRFFAEWFSTQVQGRFESELNTFMGEGTTVEYTTGCCPVLSSSPLPPAAVSKKLSAPFGREYTFETFISNKRNFFPVASARELARQEEEIRYNPFVLCGPAGSGKTHLLRAIANELSKTVDKKHIFISTIDDLGTLFSNNGSGDPAQVRQQLSACHYLLLDDLHRLREQPQLQDELTVLFNSFYDRQKQMVFTCPGKLSELDFLETGLRSRLEWGLIVTMKTPDLEILVTFIQRQCKLHKLQLAKEHVFTLAQRFRDFRHLQGVLNRLTAYRDLVNRTLADTDFEQVLSHTEAGAGRPLTADRIIALCAGRFSLPPKDVTGDKRHQKVVLARQVAMYLCRELMGSSYPVLGRTFGGKDHSTAMYAVKKIKKMIDSDKTTRQLVTELKKQCLSGAE